A stretch of the Staphylococcus sp. NRL 16/872 genome encodes the following:
- a CDS encoding CapA family protein, translating to MTLVTDTTEKASVVAVGDNLIHPVVYNDAQHQKGSFNFTPMYQHIKKDIQQPDLAFVNQESPIGGDDRPFSGFKRFNTPSQIAQDVVNTGFDVVNGANNHALDQGDDGVHNNIQTWKHYKDKALFTGIFDSEKEAQDIHTITTHGIKVSVLSYTYGTNDMTSHYPYTVKTFDEQTIKRDVRKAKKQSDVVLVSAHWGNENHHQPNKTQQKYAQLFADEGVDVVIGTHPHVIQPVEWVKSQTSSHKTLVAYSLGNFLNGQYGGNENNQLLGRINFDIVKTPKDVHVEHVSWTSMVNHYEQANPYNKNTREHFQVYNLDDYNDQLAQKHGLQYDPQSEWNVHHLQDITKQVIDDEYLNEKSM from the coding sequence ATGACACTAGTTACAGATACAACCGAGAAAGCATCGGTTGTGGCAGTAGGGGATAACCTTATTCATCCCGTTGTTTATAATGATGCGCAACATCAGAAAGGGTCTTTTAATTTTACTCCTATGTATCAGCATATTAAAAAGGATATTCAACAGCCAGATTTAGCTTTTGTGAATCAAGAATCGCCAATTGGTGGGGATGATCGTCCTTTTTCAGGATTTAAGCGTTTCAATACGCCAAGTCAAATAGCGCAAGATGTAGTGAATACTGGCTTTGATGTGGTGAATGGTGCGAATAATCATGCGCTCGATCAAGGTGATGATGGCGTTCATAATAATATTCAAACTTGGAAACATTATAAAGATAAGGCTTTATTTACAGGGATTTTTGATTCTGAAAAGGAAGCACAAGATATACATACGATAACAACTCATGGTATTAAAGTAAGTGTACTGAGTTATACATATGGAACAAATGACATGACGTCACACTACCCTTATACTGTTAAAACGTTTGATGAACAAACAATCAAACGTGACGTTCGTAAGGCTAAAAAACAGAGTGATGTTGTGCTAGTATCAGCGCATTGGGGTAATGAAAATCATCATCAACCGAATAAAACACAACAAAAGTATGCGCAACTCTTCGCCGATGAAGGTGTTGATGTTGTTATAGGGACACATCCCCATGTGATACAACCCGTTGAATGGGTGAAAAGTCAAACGTCTTCTCATAAAACACTCGTGGCTTATTCGTTAGGTAATTTTCTGAATGGGCAGTATGGAGGCAATGAAAATAACCAATTATTAGGACGTATCAATTTCGATATTGTGAAAACACCTAAAGACGTGCATGTGGAACATGTATCATGGACAAGTATGGTTAATCATTATGAACAAGCTAATCCATATAATAAAAATACACGAGAACATTTCCAAGTTTATAATTTAGATGACTATAATGACCAACTTGCCCAAAAACACGGGTTACAATACGACCCACAAAGTGAGTGGAATGTGCATCACCTTCAAGATATCACTAAACAGGTTATAGACGACGAATATCTAAATGAAAAAAGCATGTAA
- a CDS encoding SdpI family protein has translation MLLLPLAIIMGIFGYLFKHYPPEEKNLLYGYRTKKALKNEANWKKAQSLFSKFTLKYLPIIIASGILALILEIIIGISNRNNLFYILLIIEAIITIWYLFIIYFKVEKRL, from the coding sequence ATGTTATTATTGCCACTAGCTATTATAATGGGCATTTTTGGATATCTCTTTAAACATTATCCGCCCGAAGAAAAAAATTTATTATATGGATATCGTACTAAAAAAGCATTAAAAAATGAGGCAAACTGGAAAAAAGCGCAAAGTTTATTTTCTAAATTTACTTTAAAGTACTTACCAATAATAATTGCGAGTGGAATTTTAGCTTTAATACTTGAAATTATTATTGGAATTTCTAATAGAAATAATCTTTTTTATATTTTACTAATCATAGAAGCTATTATTACAATATGGTATTTATTTATCATTTATTTTAAAGTAGAAAAAAGATTATAA